One window from the genome of Hydra vulgaris chromosome 02, alternate assembly HydraT2T_AEP encodes:
- the LOC100200918 gene encoding E3 ubiquitin-protein ligase pellino homolog 1 isoform X2: MSDRIKKKEKVIYGHLFALGYNGQLPFKGDDRFQHKYCVCKKKVSNGIKPYREINALSDQAKKAIAQNYTVTFTGEDGVSSVVEFKKDHKTDFFQIGRSTETIIDYIVIDTIPGEKDNIKAALKQSTISRYACRLVVDRSPPYHTRLFSGGFNSKNRIVLKESAPQWASSTKFSDGLTTNGVLLMHPKNPWGKSMRPGVWREVSISGDIFGLRCSRSAKQRGKTTELVNILQDGSLIDLCGVVLLWRTISGMAKSPTLSDLEKQEEALNSLNAQCPVGLVTLRFKKKKMNIDLTDPYVYTTCGHVHGYHKWGMKPGVTSHTEDYYDKRICTFCEQEGYFVSLKLGMEPAFYIDNGPATHCFVPCGHVTTEATVKYWSQVPLPHGKDHFSSLCPFCSIPLDGREGYVRLIFQTLVEPVREVLL, from the exons ATGTCTGACAGAATtaagaagaaagaaaaagtaatatacGGACACTTGTTTGCACTGgg atacAATGGGCAGCTACCATTCAAAGGAGATGATAGGTTTCAACATAAATATtgtgtttgcaaaaaaaaagtatcaaatgGAATAAAACCTTATAGAGAAATAAATGCATTAAGCGACCAAGCTAAAAAG GCAATTGCCCAGAATTACACTGTAACATTTACTGGTGAAGATGGAGTCAGTAGTGTAGTAGAGTTCAAAAAAGATcacaaaacagatttttttcaaataggaCGTTCAACAGAAACTATTATTGATTACATAGTTATAGATACAATACCAGGAGAGAAGGATAATATTAAAGCAGCCTTAAAACAAAGTACAATATCAAGATATGCTTGTCGATTGGTTGTTGATCGTAGTCCACCCTATCATACTCGATTATTTTCCGGGGGATTTAACTCAAAAAATAGAATTGTTCTTAAA GAGAGTGCTCCTCAGTGGGCTAGCAGTACCAAGTTTTCTGATGGTTTGACTACAAATGGTGTTCTTTTAATGCATCCAAAAAATCCTTGGGGTAAAAGTATGAGACCTGGAGTTTGGCGGGAAGTTTCCATATCTGGCGATATATTTGGACTGAGATGTTCACGATCAGCCAAACAAAGAGGCAAAACA acAGAATTAGTAAATATCTTACAAGATGGTTCATTGATTGATTTATGTGGTGTAGTTTTGCTTTGGAGGACTATAAGCGGAATGGCAAAATCCCct acacTTTCAGATTTAGAGAAACAAGAAGAAGCATTAAACAGTTTGAATGCTCAATGTCCTGTTGGATTAGTAACTCTGcgttttaagaagaaaaaaatg AACATTGACCTCACCGATCCTTATGTATATACAACTTGTGGCCATGTACATGGTTATCATAAATGGGGAATGAAACCTGGTGTCACTTCTCATACTGAAGATTATTATGACAAAAGAATATGTACATTTTGTGAAcag gAAGGCTATTTTGTGTCATTAAAATTGGGTATGGAACCAGCATTTTATATTGACAATGGTCCTGCTACTCATTGCTTTGTTCCTTGTGGTCATGTAACTACGGAAGCTACTGTAAA atattggtCGCAGGTACCACTTCCTCATGGAAAGGATCATTTTAGCTCTTTATGTCCGTTTTGCTCAATTCCTCTTGATGGAAGAGAAGGTTATGTCCGCTTGATATTTCAAACTTTAGTTGAACCTGTCAGAGAAGTTCTTTTATAG